A window of Flavobacterium flavigenum contains these coding sequences:
- a CDS encoding HEAT repeat domain-containing protein — translation MEVFIHYFIRFILPILIIGCVLLIIVLIINRYRYDSFSPRFDATKNEIDVFLTNLIFSPFDEKLHHYEIEQFKKVIPFEKNWCKKLLLNEIIFLKKNLKGEVTNKFHYIYEQFDLFRYTQKLLKSRHFYLKCLGLFQLESLDYKKGKMYITPLLNHKNRDIKSRAFLALISLRPDKLESLIDFSHEITIAEEINIMDILHHKKTKMPANLKEWIVAENPTIVKLGIKLMIFYNYANENNKIIELLNHTDKAVRHEVILAINSLYIVEAETELIKHFSKEDTENKLEIFNTLAKIGTAASENFIAQLLETKTDESIKLDAVYCLYKINPNFFSSNFLDNEDVQKMIQHVKAIKK, via the coding sequence ATGGAAGTATTTATTCATTACTTTATTCGATTTATATTGCCTATACTAATCATTGGTTGTGTACTATTAATCATAGTTTTAATAATCAACAGATACCGCTACGATTCATTTAGCCCCAGATTTGATGCAACAAAAAATGAAATTGATGTCTTTCTGACCAATCTGATTTTTTCTCCTTTTGACGAAAAACTTCACCATTATGAAATAGAGCAATTTAAAAAAGTTATTCCTTTTGAAAAAAACTGGTGCAAAAAATTATTACTTAACGAGATTATTTTTTTGAAAAAAAACTTAAAAGGCGAGGTTACTAATAAATTTCATTACATCTATGAACAATTTGACTTATTTCGATATACCCAAAAACTTTTAAAGAGCCGTCATTTTTACTTAAAATGCCTCGGATTGTTTCAACTTGAATCATTAGACTATAAAAAAGGGAAAATGTACATCACACCTTTATTAAATCACAAAAACAGAGATATAAAATCGAGGGCTTTTTTAGCATTGATTTCATTAAGACCAGATAAACTAGAATCACTGATTGATTTTTCGCATGAGATCACAATTGCAGAAGAAATCAATATCATGGATATTCTCCATCATAAAAAAACAAAAATGCCGGCAAATTTAAAAGAATGGATTGTTGCTGAGAATCCAACTATTGTAAAATTGGGCATTAAACTGATGATATTTTACAACTATGCTAATGAAAATAATAAAATAATAGAATTACTGAATCACACCGATAAAGCGGTTCGTCATGAAGTAATTTTAGCTATTAATTCCTTATACATTGTCGAAGCTGAAACTGAATTAATAAAACATTTCAGTAAAGAAGATACCGAAAATAAGCTTGAAATTTTTAACACACTCGCCAAAATAGGAACAGCAGCATCAGAAAATTTTATTGCCCAGTTATTAGAAACCAAAACTGATGAAAGCATCAAACTGGATGCTGTTTATTGTCTGTATAAAATAAACCCAAACTTTTTTAGCAGTAATTTTTTAGATAATGAAGATGTGCAAAAAATGATTCAACATGTTAAAGCCATTAAAAAATGA
- a CDS encoding sulfatase-like hydrolase/transferase has product MTDDILSFYTNFIGAFSITYIIFYSILAGLSYYAIKRSLNTKHFLPDNVIIKSNYIPGVSIVAPAFNEGATVVNNVKSLLSLNYPKFEIILVNDGSSDGTLEKLIKEFELVKVDFYYQEQIKTHIVRGHYKSTNPLYHKLLVVDKENAKSKADAVNVGINSTQYPLFICTDVDCILKSDTIIKLAKPFIESKKRVIATGAGIRISNSCEVKNGFLVKVHFPKGWLPRFQELEYVRAFLFGRMAWSKVNGLLLVSGALGMFDKEIAIAAGGYFHKSLGEDMELVTRMRKYMYDHKLPFSIQYIPESLCWTEVPATREVFIRQRVRWSRGLVETLFLHKNMFFNPKYQRTAFLIFPYFLFFEFLIPILEVIGAIVLIFCFIFFHEDYVNFIYLTLTVYFFYIIVTFISILLDDVIYKNYANAKEIIILVLMAIIEPFCYHPICVYASLKGYYNFFSLKEQSWGNMKRQGFDNPVTIKEKENFIQYKIRQMQTHHLKYLYLTTSLVFIFWLSSFAETYLKIANGITIPNMWLEIGYKLANDFLSAIAVSLVLLPLFIIVGYTNKTFAIRFMTVLFTLVGLIQFALVKYSSTTLVNLGADLLGYSFSDMYTTVTASESLSFMFFLPFFIIPLVYLGTNFAFTRLGKGKIVLATTFALLIIAGVMKLFVSGLSDSKYENKLAFITKDIIRFERDKSIAENVQSIKFKSEYPMLKPFKETPDVLAPYFTITNEKPNIVVIVVEGLGAEFIGKNEYAGFTPYLDSMIPKSLYWENFLSNGGRTFAVLSSLLGSLTYGQKGFLELNPYPRHLSLINVLKANGYTTSFYSGDNANFDRKINFLDQNGIDNTIDKSSYGPEYIQTKANSGGFSWGYPDAEIFRKALIETNKMKVPRLDIIQTLTNHEPFDFPEKNAYLKKIDGIIDANENLKSQKDNISSYKDIFACLNYTDNSIKNYMEAYAKRPDYKNTIFIITGDHRLIPITQKDKLCRFHVPLYIFSPMLKKTESFKSVSSHWDVTPSLVSFLFNNYKFNRLDQTAWMGKGLDTAKEFRNTQGIPLTRNKGTIDDYVYKEYLYSSGELYKIKDNFDVESINDDAILNKITSEFNAFKQLNAYLTQKDKIIPKSLSLSKEQGVDFTKEEQMEIDKLTKGLNPDQMFFKARELAFNKKHKTAILLCDYILNELPNYSDVRTLKGRIFGWDGEYKKAENELLIVIKRMPLYDDAYLALMDVYWWSDQNKKAIETGKLALSNGVKNPEIKIKIERSQKSINNSNTK; this is encoded by the coding sequence ATGACAGACGACATCTTATCCTTCTATACGAATTTCATAGGTGCATTTTCAATCACATATATCATCTTTTATAGTATATTGGCAGGATTGTCCTATTATGCAATCAAAAGAAGCCTTAATACCAAACATTTTCTCCCTGACAATGTTATTATAAAATCCAATTACATTCCAGGGGTTTCCATTGTGGCGCCAGCATTCAACGAAGGAGCTACAGTAGTAAATAATGTCAAATCCCTGCTGTCATTAAATTATCCCAAATTTGAAATAATACTTGTCAATGACGGAAGTTCGGATGGTACTTTAGAAAAACTAATTAAAGAATTTGAACTGGTAAAAGTTGATTTCTATTATCAGGAACAGATTAAAACCCACATCGTCAGAGGCCACTATAAATCTACCAATCCGCTTTATCATAAACTTTTGGTAGTGGATAAAGAAAATGCAAAAAGCAAAGCTGATGCGGTTAATGTTGGAATAAATTCTACTCAATATCCATTATTTATCTGTACTGATGTTGATTGCATTTTAAAAAGTGATACAATTATAAAACTAGCCAAACCGTTCATTGAGTCCAAAAAAAGAGTCATTGCAACCGGCGCAGGCATTAGGATTTCAAATTCCTGCGAAGTAAAAAATGGTTTTTTGGTCAAAGTTCATTTCCCAAAAGGCTGGCTGCCCAGGTTTCAGGAACTGGAGTATGTCAGGGCATTTCTCTTTGGCAGGATGGCCTGGAGTAAAGTGAACGGATTACTATTGGTTTCCGGAGCTCTTGGAATGTTCGATAAAGAAATTGCTATTGCTGCCGGTGGTTATTTTCATAAATCTTTAGGCGAAGACATGGAACTGGTAACCCGAATGAGAAAATATATGTACGACCACAAACTGCCTTTTTCGATACAATACATTCCTGAATCACTATGCTGGACAGAAGTTCCTGCTACAAGAGAAGTTTTTATACGCCAGCGCGTACGATGGTCAAGAGGTTTGGTCGAGACATTATTTCTGCATAAAAACATGTTTTTTAATCCAAAATACCAAAGGACAGCTTTTTTAATATTCCCTTATTTTCTCTTTTTTGAATTTCTGATTCCTATTCTGGAAGTAATTGGGGCTATTGTATTAATTTTTTGCTTTATTTTTTTTCATGAAGATTATGTTAATTTTATTTATCTGACGTTAACTGTTTATTTCTTTTACATTATCGTGACTTTTATATCCATCCTTTTGGATGATGTTATTTATAAAAATTATGCCAATGCCAAAGAAATCATTATTTTAGTGCTGATGGCCATTATTGAACCTTTTTGCTACCACCCTATTTGTGTGTATGCTTCACTAAAAGGGTATTATAACTTCTTTAGCCTAAAAGAGCAAAGCTGGGGAAATATGAAGCGGCAAGGTTTTGATAATCCTGTAACAATCAAAGAAAAAGAAAACTTTATACAATATAAAATAAGACAAATGCAAACACACCATTTAAAATACTTATATCTCACCACGTCTTTAGTATTTATTTTTTGGCTATCCAGTTTTGCAGAAACGTATTTAAAAATAGCAAACGGTATTACAATTCCAAACATGTGGCTTGAGATTGGTTATAAATTAGCTAATGATTTTTTATCAGCCATTGCAGTGAGTTTAGTGCTTTTGCCCTTATTCATAATCGTTGGATACACAAATAAAACGTTTGCCATACGCTTTATGACTGTACTTTTTACGCTGGTCGGACTCATACAGTTTGCATTGGTAAAATACAGTTCTACGACACTTGTTAACCTTGGAGCTGACTTGCTGGGATATTCTTTTTCAGACATGTACACCACTGTCACAGCATCAGAATCGCTTTCATTTATGTTCTTTTTGCCGTTCTTTATAATTCCTCTGGTTTACCTGGGAACCAATTTTGCTTTTACCAGATTAGGCAAAGGAAAGATCGTTTTAGCAACAACATTTGCATTATTGATTATTGCTGGAGTTATGAAACTTTTTGTTTCCGGCCTGTCTGATTCTAAGTATGAAAACAAACTTGCCTTTATAACTAAAGATATCATCAGGTTTGAAAGAGATAAAAGTATAGCCGAAAACGTTCAAAGCATTAAATTCAAATCGGAATATCCGATGCTAAAACCATTTAAAGAGACTCCGGACGTTTTAGCACCTTATTTTACTATTACAAATGAAAAACCAAATATTGTCGTTATTGTAGTCGAAGGCCTGGGAGCCGAATTTATTGGCAAAAATGAATATGCAGGCTTTACACCTTACTTAGATTCGATGATTCCTAAATCATTGTATTGGGAAAATTTTTTAAGCAACGGAGGAAGGACTTTTGCTGTACTATCGTCATTATTGGGTTCACTTACTTACGGTCAAAAAGGTTTTTTAGAATTAAATCCTTATCCTAGGCATCTTTCGCTGATAAATGTGTTAAAGGCAAATGGATACACGACATCTTTCTATTCAGGCGATAACGCTAATTTTGATAGAAAAATTAACTTTTTGGATCAAAACGGTATCGACAACACAATAGACAAAAGCAGCTATGGCCCTGAATATATACAGACAAAAGCCAATTCAGGAGGTTTTTCATGGGGGTATCCTGATGCTGAAATTTTCAGAAAAGCACTTATCGAAACTAACAAAATGAAGGTTCCAAGACTGGATATCATACAAACCCTCACCAATCATGAACCTTTTGACTTTCCGGAAAAAAATGCATATCTGAAAAAAATTGACGGCATTATTGATGCGAATGAAAATTTAAAATCACAAAAAGATAATATTAGCTCTTATAAAGATATTTTTGCCTGTCTGAATTACACTGATAATTCCATCAAAAATTATATGGAAGCGTATGCAAAAAGACCTGATTATAAAAATACTATCTTTATAATTACAGGCGACCACCGTTTGATTCCTATTACACAAAAAGACAAATTATGCCGCTTTCATGTACCTTTGTATATATTTAGTCCAATGCTGAAAAAAACTGAATCGTTTAAGTCGGTTTCTTCCCACTGGGATGTAACACCAAGTTTAGTTTCCTTTTTGTTTAATAATTACAAATTCAACAGACTGGATCAAACGGCCTGGATGGGAAAAGGTCTTGATACGGCAAAAGAATTCAGAAACACTCAGGGTATACCTTTAACGCGCAATAAAGGAACAATTGATGATTATGTGTATAAAGAATATTTGTACTCAAGTGGTGAATTGTACAAAATAAAAGACAATTTTGATGTAGAAAGCATCAATGACGATGCCATTTTGAATAAGATTACCAGCGAATTCAATGCTTTTAAACAGCTGAATGCTTATTTGACACAAAAAGACAAAATTATTCCAAAATCTTTGAGTTTAAGCAAAGAACAGGGCGTCGATTTTACTAAAGAAGAGCAAATGGAGATCGACAAACTAACCAAAGGATTAAATCCCGACCAGATGTTTTTCAAAGCAAGGGAATTAGCTTTCAATAAAAAGCACAAAACGGCGATTTTGTTATGTGATTATATATTAAATGAATTACCCAATTATTCAGATGTACGGACTTTAAAAGGCCGGATATTTGGTTGGGACGGTGAATACAAAAAAGCAGAAAATGAGTTACTGATTGTCATCAAAAGAATGCCTTTGTATGATGATGCTTATTTAGCCCTGATGGATGTTTATTGGTGGTCTGATCAGAATAAGAAAGCTATCGAAACAGGTAAATTAGCACTTTCAAACGGTGTAAAAAATCCCGAAATCAAAATAAAGATCGAAAGATCTCAAAAATCAATCAACAATTCAAATACCAAATAA
- a CDS encoding LIC_10190 family membrane protein yields MLLIFLSWIYILFSTINLGVVFDKITGLKNKNFVVTSILGLFFATVIASIWAIFGRINIEFHVFLLVLNIITVLKFGISITETYKSFLSELKQLENTLKIVLVLISILIVAQCASIPFVIDNESYYIQTIKWINEYGFVKGLVNLHIFFSQTSGWHIAQSVFNFSFLYQNFNDLSGFCLLLGNIFSIQKLNEYYKNNNMNYLIIGLLPLFNILFFQFISAPSPDIPVYIISFIFFFYFLENFKKITPEVFNLILVLVLFLLYIKNTTLTFSIFPIILLALNFKLLSKKLLKPVLLTFTLLSLFVIKNMIICGAPVFPSNIVHSLKMDYAIPDSIQVFYYDQIKCYGFFTTAEQYNSMSAWELFLQWISMPKLNGLFNKIGVSLILIVPLFIYKFQNKKSLCFLYCVMLLQLFLLFITSPQYRFFMNFILFFSLFCLVYIVQNKKTIYSLLTFSLLSISVVLFFPVNLNRFSNHKFMLEISNFSVKNIIFPYKNTKSDSPFENINLGNLKYNSPVVNPFFWANGNGELPCVNKQQLDYFEKYFHIIPQMRTNDLKDGFYAKKLSAHE; encoded by the coding sequence ATGCTTTTAATTTTTTTAAGTTGGATTTATATTCTATTCTCAACCATCAATTTAGGGGTGGTTTTCGACAAAATAACAGGTCTAAAAAATAAAAACTTTGTAGTTACATCCATATTAGGACTATTTTTCGCAACAGTTATTGCCAGTATTTGGGCTATTTTTGGAAGAATTAATATTGAATTTCATGTTTTTTTACTGGTTTTGAATATTATTACGGTCTTGAAATTTGGTATTTCAATAACTGAAACCTATAAATCTTTCCTTTCAGAATTGAAACAATTAGAAAATACTTTAAAAATTGTTCTGGTTCTTATTTCAATTTTAATTGTGGCTCAATGCGCTTCCATACCTTTTGTAATTGACAACGAATCCTATTATATTCAGACTATAAAATGGATTAACGAATATGGTTTTGTAAAAGGGCTTGTAAATTTGCATATATTTTTCAGTCAGACCAGTGGCTGGCATATTGCTCAAAGCGTTTTTAATTTTTCATTTTTATATCAAAATTTCAATGATTTAAGCGGATTCTGTTTGTTATTAGGCAACATTTTTTCGATTCAGAAATTAAATGAATATTACAAAAATAACAATATGAATTATTTGATTATTGGATTATTACCACTATTTAATATTCTCTTTTTTCAGTTTATCAGTGCTCCTTCTCCGGATATTCCTGTTTATATTATCTCGTTTATTTTCTTTTTCTATTTTTTAGAAAACTTCAAAAAAATAACTCCTGAAGTTTTTAATTTAATCTTAGTTTTAGTACTTTTTTTACTCTACATAAAAAACACAACCTTAACGTTTTCAATCTTCCCGATAATTTTACTGGCATTAAATTTTAAACTTTTATCAAAAAAGCTTTTAAAACCTGTTTTACTAACCTTCACTTTATTATCGCTTTTTGTCATAAAAAATATGATAATTTGTGGGGCACCGGTTTTTCCTTCAAATATTGTCCATTCACTTAAAATGGATTATGCCATTCCTGATTCAATTCAGGTTTTTTACTATGATCAGATTAAATGTTATGGCTTTTTCACGACTGCAGAACAATACAATTCTATGTCGGCATGGGAGTTGTTTTTACAATGGATATCAATGCCTAAACTGAATGGCCTTTTTAATAAAATTGGTGTTTCTTTGATTCTTATCGTTCCGCTCTTTATTTATAAATTTCAAAATAAAAAATCGTTATGTTTTTTATACTGTGTGATGCTATTGCAGCTTTTCCTGCTTTTTATAACGTCTCCACAATATCGTTTTTTTATGAATTTCATTTTATTCTTTTCTCTTTTCTGTCTGGTTTACATTGTACAGAATAAAAAAACAATATATTCCTTATTAACTTTTTCATTACTGTCAATAAGTGTTGTTTTATTTTTTCCGGTGAATCTGAACCGTTTTTCAAATCATAAATTTATGCTGGAAATCAGTAATTTTTCAGTTAAAAACATTATATTTCCATATAAAAATACCAAAAGTGACAGTCCTTTTGAAAACATTAATCTGGGAAATTTAAAATACAATTCGCCTGTAGTAAATCCATTTTTCTGGGCAAATGGAAATGGTGAATTGCCCTGTGTTAATAAACAACAGCTTGATTATTTTGAGAAATATTTTCATATTATACCCCAAATGCGTACTAATGACTTAAAAGACGGATTTTACGCTAAAAAACTTTCTGCACATGAATAA
- a CDS encoding TIGR02757 family protein, protein MNKSELKEFLDEKVIQYNNLDFIESDPVQIPHLFSQKEDIEIAGFLSASIAWGNRKMIIKNSHKMMELMGNTPYDFVMSHSDPDLQQLENFVHRTFNGKDFAGFIKGLQHIYKNHNGLETVFAKHHEKDSLQKSIHEFKKTFFETDHLPRTQKHISDPLNNSAAKRINMYLRWMVRQDTKGVDLGIWKTITPSALSCPLDVHSGNVARKLGLLLRKQNDGKALAELDQRLRELDPTDPVKYDFALFGLGVFEGF, encoded by the coding sequence ATGAATAAATCAGAACTTAAAGAATTTCTTGACGAAAAAGTCATTCAATATAATAATTTGGACTTTATCGAAAGTGATCCTGTACAAATTCCGCATTTATTTTCGCAGAAAGAAGATATTGAAATTGCTGGTTTTTTAAGTGCCAGCATCGCATGGGGGAACCGTAAAATGATCATTAAAAATTCACATAAAATGATGGAATTAATGGGCAATACACCATATGATTTTGTCATGTCACATTCTGATCCAGATTTGCAACAATTAGAAAATTTTGTCCATCGTACTTTTAACGGGAAAGATTTTGCAGGTTTTATTAAAGGACTACAACATATCTACAAAAATCATAATGGCTTAGAAACTGTTTTTGCTAAACATCATGAAAAGGACAGTTTGCAGAAGAGTATTCATGAATTCAAAAAAACATTCTTTGAAACTGATCATTTGCCCCGTACCCAGAAGCATATTTCGGATCCGCTAAATAATTCTGCTGCAAAACGAATTAACATGTACCTGAGATGGATGGTACGCCAGGACACAAAAGGAGTTGATTTAGGTATCTGGAAAACTATTACCCCATCGGCCCTCTCCTGCCCTCTTGACGTTCATTCCGGGAATGTGGCGCGTAAGTTAGGACTTCTTTTGCGCAAGCAGAATGATGGAAAAGCACTAGCTGAATTAGATCAGAGATTACGTGAATTAGACCCAACTGATCCGGTAAAATATGACTTTGCCTTATTCGGCTTAGGAGTTTTTGAAGGATTTTAA